One segment of Streptomyces sp. NA02950 DNA contains the following:
- a CDS encoding type III PLP-dependent enzyme gives MITPSVTELVTTLSGDELPAYVYDLTALAAHAQAVRAALPPAVELYYAAKANPAPRVLAALAPYVTGYEVASGGELEHVRDAVPGQPLAFGGPGKTETELRRALKLGVERFHVESEHELRLLAEIAGAGSHTADVLLRVNLPLGEEELGGAALAMGGRPSPFGLDPDRLERCLGHFTADGRLRLRGIHAHLASGLDAPAQTAVAGRVAAWARELSDRHGLAPTEVNVGGGMGVDYARPDHRFDWAAYGAGLADVARDNPGLTLRTEPGRALTAYCGWYVTEVLDLKHSGGEAFAVLRGGTHHLRTPVTKQHDQPFRVLPDDRWDRSWPRPAVAGERVTLVGQLCTPKDVLARRVPMDTLRVGDRIAFALAGAYAWNISHHDFLMHPHPGFHYLGG, from the coding sequence ATGATCACCCCGTCCGTCACGGAGCTTGTCACGACCCTCAGCGGTGACGAACTGCCCGCCTACGTCTACGACCTGACCGCGCTCGCCGCCCACGCACAGGCCGTACGGGCGGCCCTGCCGCCCGCCGTCGAGCTGTACTACGCGGCCAAGGCCAACCCCGCACCGCGCGTTCTGGCGGCCCTCGCCCCGTACGTCACCGGCTACGAAGTCGCCTCGGGCGGTGAACTGGAGCATGTGCGCGACGCCGTGCCCGGACAGCCGCTGGCCTTCGGCGGGCCGGGCAAGACCGAAACCGAGCTGCGGCGGGCCCTGAAGCTGGGCGTCGAGCGCTTCCACGTCGAGAGCGAGCACGAACTGCGGCTGCTGGCGGAGATCGCCGGGGCCGGGAGCCATACGGCCGACGTGCTGCTGCGCGTCAACCTTCCGCTGGGTGAGGAGGAGTTGGGTGGCGCCGCGCTCGCCATGGGCGGCCGTCCCAGCCCGTTCGGCCTCGACCCCGACCGGCTCGAGCGCTGCCTCGGCCACTTCACGGCGGACGGACGCCTGCGGCTGCGCGGGATCCACGCCCATCTCGCCAGCGGCCTCGACGCCCCCGCCCAGACCGCCGTGGCCGGACGGGTCGCCGCCTGGGCACGGGAGCTGTCCGACCGGCACGGCCTGGCGCCCACCGAGGTGAACGTCGGCGGCGGCATGGGCGTCGACTACGCCCGCCCCGACCACCGCTTCGACTGGGCGGCCTACGGCGCGGGCCTGGCCGACGTGGCCCGCGACAACCCCGGCCTCACCCTGCGGACCGAGCCGGGCCGCGCCCTGACCGCCTACTGCGGCTGGTACGTCACCGAGGTGCTGGACCTCAAGCACAGCGGCGGCGAGGCGTTCGCGGTACTGCGCGGCGGCACCCACCACCTGCGCACGCCGGTCACCAAACAGCACGACCAGCCGTTCCGGGTGTTGCCCGATGACCGCTGGGACCGCTCCTGGCCGCGCCCCGCCGTGGCGGGGGAGCGGGTGACGCTGGTCGGCCAACTGTGCACCCCCAAGGACGTCCTGGCCCGGCGGGTGCCGATGGACACGCTGCGGGTGGGCGACCGGATCGCCTTCGCCCTCGCCGGTGCCTACGCCTGGAACATCTCGCACCATGACTTCCTGATGCACCCGCATCCGGGCTTCCACTACCTCGGCGGCTGA
- a CDS encoding DUF397 domain-containing protein produces the protein MLNTPDLGSAIWRKSSYSNIGGGECVEVADNLPGIVPVRDSKQPDGPALVFSRDAWSAFISVVATNRLPG, from the coding sequence GTGCTGAACACTCCAGACTTGGGCTCTGCCATCTGGCGAAAGAGCAGCTACAGCAACATCGGTGGCGGTGAGTGCGTCGAGGTCGCCGACAACCTCCCCGGAATCGTCCCCGTCCGCGACTCGAAACAGCCCGACGGCCCGGCCCTCGTCTTCTCCAGGGACGCCTGGTCAGCCTTCATATCCGTCGTCGCGACGAACCGCCTTCCCGGGTGA
- a CDS encoding helix-turn-helix transcriptional regulator yields MARAPARRELLRSARDLFGAEIRRHREKADMSLRRLSEVLNYSKSHLARIEAAESLPYDDLPAKLDACFGTDGMFARVYALARNEPFPGRYRRVMEIESRATAIESYVGATVPGLLQTSATAERLLRVGCPYAPDAEIEAMVKARLGRQRRLSQPKPPRCWFILDEAVLRRPIGGPQVTYHQLASLLQHGTQPRMTIQVLPFDAGEHPVLGGSLSLFTVAEQSPVPVPYVEGARSGTIITERDEVEERRENYDLVRTMALSPRDSEAMIRAAMKDWKAC; encoded by the coding sequence GTGGCGAGGGCACCGGCACGGCGGGAACTGCTCCGTTCGGCCCGCGACCTCTTCGGCGCGGAGATCCGGCGTCATCGCGAGAAGGCGGACATGTCGTTACGACGGCTGTCGGAGGTGCTGAATTACAGCAAGTCGCATCTGGCGCGGATCGAGGCTGCGGAGTCGCTGCCGTACGACGACCTTCCGGCGAAGCTGGACGCGTGCTTCGGGACGGACGGGATGTTCGCCCGGGTCTACGCGCTGGCTAGGAACGAGCCGTTCCCGGGCAGGTACCGGCGGGTCATGGAAATCGAAAGCCGGGCGACCGCCATCGAGTCCTATGTGGGTGCCACCGTCCCTGGCCTGCTCCAGACGTCGGCGACTGCCGAGCGGCTGCTGCGCGTCGGGTGCCCGTACGCCCCAGATGCGGAAATCGAGGCCATGGTAAAAGCCCGCCTCGGTCGGCAGAGACGGCTGAGTCAGCCCAAGCCGCCGCGCTGTTGGTTCATTCTTGACGAAGCAGTGTTGCGCCGCCCCATTGGCGGGCCCCAGGTGACATACCACCAGTTGGCGTCCCTTCTCCAGCATGGGACACAGCCACGGATGACCATCCAGGTTCTGCCGTTCGATGCTGGCGAACACCCCGTTCTGGGTGGTTCGCTCAGTCTCTTCACGGTCGCCGAGCAATCGCCAGTACCGGTGCCCTACGTCGAAGGCGCCCGGTCCGGGACGATCATCACGGAACGGGACGAGGTGGAAGAGCGCCGGGAGAACTACGATCTGGTCCGGACCATGGCCCTCTCACCTCGTGATTCCGAGGCGATGATCCGAGCAGCAATGAAAGACTGGAAAGCGTGCTGA
- a CDS encoding Uma2 family endonuclease encodes MTATHDRPQMLPEEFEEYARLAARVAEGVRWEFINGKIGVTPVPDGDHGRIIQWLARICIQANPDLWLHDQGLKVETYRNGHARPDGTLAHSDAFVGQGEWAEAEAVLMVVEVTSYDSDTDRRDRVEKPRAYAETGIPVYLLIDREAGEVTVFSEPDGVRYESTKTVPFGKTVTLPAPVGVTLDTEPLEGWVR; translated from the coding sequence ATGACCGCGACCCACGACCGTCCGCAGATGCTGCCGGAGGAGTTCGAGGAGTACGCGCGGCTGGCGGCCCGTGTGGCGGAAGGGGTGCGCTGGGAGTTCATCAACGGAAAGATCGGGGTAACGCCGGTGCCGGATGGTGACCACGGCCGGATCATTCAGTGGCTGGCGCGGATCTGCATCCAGGCCAATCCCGACCTGTGGTTGCACGACCAGGGCCTGAAGGTGGAGACGTACCGCAACGGCCACGCCCGCCCGGACGGGACCCTCGCCCACAGCGACGCGTTCGTCGGCCAGGGTGAGTGGGCCGAGGCCGAAGCCGTGCTCATGGTCGTGGAGGTCACCTCCTACGATTCCGACACCGATCGCCGTGACCGTGTGGAGAAGCCCCGCGCCTACGCCGAGACCGGCATCCCGGTCTATCTGCTGATCGACCGGGAGGCTGGCGAGGTGACCGTCTTCAGCGAGCCCGACGGCGTCCGGTACGAGAGCACCAAGACCGTGCCGTTCGGCAAGACGGTCACGCTGCCCGCCCCGGTCGGGGTCACCCTCGACACCGAACCGCTCGAGGGCTGGGTGCGCTGA
- a CDS encoding NIPSNAP family protein, whose product MPPTDLVGLPAVIELRQYTLRPGRRDELIDLFDQEFVETQEEVGMRVLGQFRDLDDPDRFVWLRGFRDMTARHRGLTDFYGGPVWAEHGPQANATMLDSDDVLLLRPVPTASGFTYSATRRPPVGAPAPDRFVAATVWSFPPGRQDGITLVQDGLLPVLLETGPAPLAFLTTEHAHNTFPRLPVRSGENVVAIFTSYPDERAHRRHLADVQAHALVRHEILPGIEREQTAAPRELRLTPTGRSLIS is encoded by the coding sequence GTGCCACCGACCGACCTCGTCGGCCTGCCGGCCGTGATCGAGCTGCGCCAGTACACGCTGCGTCCCGGCCGGCGCGACGAGCTCATAGACCTGTTCGACCAGGAGTTCGTCGAGACCCAGGAAGAAGTGGGGATGAGGGTGCTCGGCCAGTTCCGGGACCTCGATGACCCGGACCGCTTCGTCTGGTTGCGCGGATTCCGGGACATGACGGCGCGCCATCGCGGGCTCACGGATTTCTACGGCGGCCCCGTCTGGGCCGAGCACGGTCCCCAGGCCAACGCCACCATGCTCGACTCCGACGATGTCCTCCTCCTGCGCCCGGTGCCGACCGCGAGCGGATTCACCTACTCCGCCACCCGGCGGCCTCCGGTCGGAGCTCCCGCGCCGGACCGGTTCGTGGCCGCCACCGTGTGGTCCTTCCCTCCCGGACGACAGGACGGCATCACGCTGGTCCAGGACGGTCTCCTTCCGGTACTCCTGGAGACGGGGCCCGCGCCACTCGCCTTCCTGACCACCGAGCACGCGCACAATACGTTCCCCAGGCTGCCGGTCCGCTCCGGAGAGAACGTCGTCGCGATCTTCACCTCGTACCCCGACGAGAGGGCGCACCGTCGGCATCTGGCCGACGTACAGGCCCATGCCCTCGTACGTCACGAGATCCTCCCGGGCATCGAGCGAGAACAGACGGCAGCACCCCGGGAACTCCGGCTGACGCCCACCGGCCGCTCGCTCATCTCCTGA
- a CDS encoding YafY family protein — MSASRLLSVVLLLQSRGRMSAQAIADELRVSVRTTYRDLTRLQAAGIPVYAETGRGGGYQLLDGYRTRLTGMSEGEARALFFAGLPGPAADLGLAGEVAAARLKLLAALPTGLREEAARTAAVFHVDAPGWYREPERTAHLPLLVDAVLTRRAVDVRYRRWRAPQEVNRRLRPYGLVLKSGTWYLVAATEKGVATYRAAQVLDAVLSDERFDRPGDFDLGAYWTSYLEDFRTRRYTGTATVRLSSRGRQRLPDNVPPEVVRAVDSTATAVGDSGWFEAVIPTESTEHARGELLRLGADVEVVAPAELRRAMAATVEVLARAYDLH, encoded by the coding sequence ATGTCTGCCAGTCGATTGCTGTCGGTGGTGCTGTTGCTCCAATCCCGTGGCCGGATGTCCGCGCAAGCGATAGCGGATGAGCTGAGGGTGTCCGTGCGCACCACCTACCGCGACCTGACGCGCCTCCAGGCTGCCGGGATTCCGGTCTACGCGGAGACGGGCCGCGGTGGCGGCTACCAACTGCTCGACGGCTACCGCACCCGGCTGACCGGGATGAGCGAGGGCGAGGCGCGGGCGTTGTTCTTCGCCGGACTACCCGGGCCCGCCGCCGATCTGGGGCTCGCGGGCGAGGTGGCGGCAGCCCGGCTGAAGCTGCTGGCAGCGCTCCCGACAGGGTTGCGCGAGGAGGCGGCGCGGACCGCCGCGGTCTTCCACGTGGACGCTCCCGGCTGGTACCGGGAACCCGAACGGACAGCGCATCTCCCCCTCCTCGTCGACGCGGTGCTCACCCGGCGTGCGGTGGACGTGCGCTACCGCCGCTGGCGCGCCCCGCAGGAGGTGAACCGCCGCCTCCGCCCCTACGGACTGGTTCTCAAATCCGGTACCTGGTACCTCGTGGCCGCCACGGAGAAGGGCGTCGCGACATACCGCGCCGCCCAGGTACTCGACGCGGTACTGAGCGACGAGCGGTTCGACCGGCCGGGCGACTTCGACCTGGGGGCGTACTGGACCTCCTACCTCGAGGACTTCCGGACACGCCGCTACACCGGTACGGCCACCGTCCGCCTGTCCTCTCGGGGACGCCAGCGCCTGCCCGACAACGTCCCTCCGGAGGTGGTGCGGGCGGTCGACTCCACCGCAACCGCCGTCGGCGACAGCGGATGGTTCGAGGCGGTCATTCCGACCGAGAGCACCGAACACGCCCGCGGCGAGCTGCTGCGGCTCGGCGCCGACGTCGAGGTCGTCGCACCGGCGGAACTGCGTCGGGCCATGGCCGCCACCGTGGAGGTTCTCGCCCGAGCCTACGACCTCCACTGA
- a CDS encoding helix-turn-helix domain-containing protein, which translates to MSDNELGLFLRSRREAVTPADVGLPTGPRRRTPGLRRAELATLAGVSIEYLTRLEQGRDRRPSASVLSALADALRLTPGERVHLHRLTKGADGGFLCMGDAPPGRTVRPSVRALLDRLEPAPAVLLNRLSEALAWTEGYDRLARPVGLLDAREDGPPNLTHFVFADSRARTAFPDWDRVADDHVAALKQGPFRADRHIAALADELTITAGSAFTERVRTLPGLPRRSGVLRLVHPEEGELRLAFETLELPVDDEQLLVVHLPADETASAALDRLAGRRSGALRAVSG; encoded by the coding sequence ATGAGCGACAACGAGCTCGGGCTGTTCCTCCGCAGCCGCCGGGAGGCCGTCACACCGGCCGACGTGGGGCTGCCCACGGGACCGCGCCGGCGGACGCCGGGGCTGCGCCGGGCCGAGCTGGCCACGCTCGCGGGGGTCAGCATCGAGTATCTGACCCGGCTGGAGCAGGGGCGGGACCGGCGGCCGTCCGCGTCCGTGCTCTCCGCGCTGGCCGACGCCCTCCGGCTGACCCCGGGTGAGCGCGTCCATCTGCACCGGCTCACCAAGGGGGCCGACGGCGGCTTCCTGTGCATGGGCGACGCGCCCCCGGGCCGTACCGTGCGGCCCTCCGTGCGGGCGCTGCTCGACCGGCTCGAGCCCGCCCCCGCCGTGCTGCTCAACCGGCTGAGCGAGGCCCTCGCCTGGACGGAGGGCTACGACCGGCTGGCCCGGCCCGTCGGTCTGCTGGACGCGCGTGAGGACGGCCCGCCCAACCTCACCCATTTCGTCTTCGCCGACAGCCGGGCCCGCACCGCCTTCCCCGACTGGGACCGGGTCGCCGACGACCACGTCGCCGCCCTCAAACAGGGCCCCTTCCGCGCGGACCGGCACATCGCCGCGCTCGCCGACGAGCTGACGATCACCGCCGGGTCCGCCTTCACCGAGCGGGTACGGACCCTGCCCGGTCTGCCGCGGCGGAGCGGTGTGCTGCGACTGGTCCACCCCGAGGAAGGCGAACTGCGCCTGGCCTTCGAGACGCTGGAGCTGCCCGTCGACGACGAGCAGCTCCTGGTCGTCCACCTCCCCGCCGACGAGACGGCGTCCGCCGCGCTCGACCGCCTGGCCGGACGCCGGTCGGGCGCCCTGCGCGCGGTGTCCGGCTGA
- a CDS encoding NADPH-dependent FMN reductase: MSSEPLELTVIVGSVREGRFGPVVAKWFAERAAEYGRFAVDVVDLADIPLPLALPATPPAFDPEPPRPAGMEDLTRRIAEADAVVVVTPEYNNSFPASVKAAIDWHYTEFRAKPVGFVGYSGGGSGGLLAAEQLRHVFAEVQAHTLRHHVTFPRYYEQFGPDGALLDPEGPNGAAKALLDELHWWAEVLHDARRDRPYAAE; encoded by the coding sequence ATGTCCAGCGAACCCCTCGAGCTCACGGTGATCGTCGGCAGTGTCAGGGAGGGCCGGTTCGGCCCGGTGGTGGCGAAGTGGTTCGCCGAACGGGCCGCGGAGTACGGCCGGTTCGCGGTCGATGTCGTCGACCTGGCCGACATCCCGCTTCCCCTGGCACTGCCCGCCACACCCCCCGCCTTCGACCCCGAACCGCCGCGTCCGGCCGGGATGGAGGACCTCACCCGCCGTATCGCGGAGGCCGACGCGGTGGTCGTGGTGACACCGGAGTACAACAACAGCTTCCCCGCGTCGGTGAAGGCCGCCATCGACTGGCACTACACCGAGTTCCGGGCCAAACCGGTGGGCTTCGTCGGCTACAGCGGCGGGGGCAGTGGCGGCCTCCTCGCGGCGGAGCAGCTGCGTCATGTCTTCGCCGAGGTACAGGCGCACACGCTCCGCCACCATGTGACGTTCCCGCGCTACTACGAGCAGTTCGGCCCCGACGGCGCGCTGCTGGATCCGGAGGGCCCGAACGGCGCGGCGAAGGCCCTGCTCGACGAGCTCCACTGGTGGGCCGAGGTCCTCCACGACGCCCGCCGCGACCGGCCGTACGCTGCGGAATAG
- a CDS encoding GNAT family N-acetyltransferase has product MTMIVRDFRPADAEAVAAARRSAFPHLVTTAETVAWEVASAPAERQYRLLVAEVGGQVVGSSEIGVFHASDEPGLAFANTSVRVDTLGRGVGSALVTAAEERLAALGAAKVFAWTLEAPHAVTFAERRGYRRGRSSRIQRLDLGTAALPPLDPHGLPEGVELRTAADFTADPRPLYEADAECTEDEPGDVDAGRLPYDQWIALIWEHPALDRELTTVAVVDGAVAAYSVAHTDGHGRYWSGMTGTLRAFRGRGLAKLAKNDALHRARAAGCREAFTGNDGDNQPMLAINRWFGYEPAVTEWRYIRELTA; this is encoded by the coding sequence ATGACCATGATCGTGCGCGATTTCCGTCCCGCCGACGCGGAGGCCGTGGCCGCGGCGCGCCGTTCCGCCTTCCCCCATCTGGTGACCACGGCGGAGACCGTGGCCTGGGAAGTGGCGAGCGCCCCCGCCGAACGGCAGTACCGGCTGCTGGTCGCCGAGGTGGGCGGCCAGGTGGTGGGCTCGTCCGAAATCGGCGTCTTCCACGCGAGCGACGAGCCGGGGCTCGCCTTCGCCAACACCTCGGTGCGGGTGGACACACTCGGCCGGGGTGTGGGTTCGGCGCTGGTGACCGCGGCGGAGGAGCGGCTCGCCGCACTCGGGGCCGCGAAGGTCTTCGCCTGGACGCTGGAGGCCCCGCACGCGGTGACGTTCGCCGAACGCCGTGGCTACCGCCGCGGCCGCTCGTCCCGGATCCAGCGGCTGGACCTCGGCACGGCCGCGCTGCCGCCGCTGGACCCGCACGGGTTGCCGGAGGGGGTGGAGCTGCGGACGGCGGCGGACTTCACCGCCGATCCGCGTCCGCTGTACGAGGCGGACGCGGAGTGCACCGAGGACGAGCCGGGGGACGTGGACGCCGGGCGGCTGCCGTACGACCAGTGGATCGCCCTGATCTGGGAACACCCCGCCCTGGACCGCGAACTGACCACGGTGGCCGTGGTGGACGGGGCGGTCGCCGCCTACAGCGTGGCGCATACCGACGGCCACGGCCGGTACTGGTCGGGGATGACCGGTACGCTCCGCGCCTTCCGGGGCCGGGGGCTGGCGAAGCTGGCCAAGAACGACGCACTGCACCGCGCGCGGGCGGCGGGCTGTCGCGAGGCGTTCACCGGCAACGACGGCGACAACCAGCCGATGCTGGCGATCAACAGGTGGTTCGGCTATGAACCCGCGGTCACGGAGTGGCGCTACATCCGGGAGCTGACGGCGTAA
- a CDS encoding GntR family transcriptional regulator, which produces MALQITVDPDAATAPFEQIRAQIAEQARSGALPVGYKLPTVRGFAEELGLAANTVAKAYRSLESDGVIETRGRHGSFVAAAGDAARRRAAEAARTYVQRAQRLGLDRADALAAVEDALRAGYDAS; this is translated from the coding sequence GTGGCCTTGCAGATCACCGTCGACCCGGACGCGGCGACCGCCCCCTTCGAGCAGATCCGCGCCCAGATCGCCGAACAGGCCCGCTCCGGCGCGCTGCCGGTGGGCTACAAACTGCCCACCGTGCGCGGCTTCGCCGAGGAGCTGGGGCTCGCGGCCAACACGGTCGCCAAGGCGTACCGGTCGCTGGAGTCCGACGGGGTGATCGAGACCCGTGGCCGCCACGGCTCCTTCGTGGCGGCGGCGGGTGACGCGGCCCGGCGCCGGGCGGCGGAGGCCGCCCGGACCTATGTCCAGCGGGCGCAACGCCTCGGCCTGGACCGCGCGGACGCGCTCGCCGCCGTCGAGGACGCGCTGCGGGCCGGGTACGACGCGTCCTGA
- the ddaH gene encoding dimethylargininase, producing the protein MTSRKALVRRPSPRLADGLVTHIDRKPVDPALALRQWEVYVVALRAHGWDTLEVPPMDECPDGVFVEDTMVVYKNVALIARPGAESRRPETAAAEAAVTGLGCSLNRVREPGTLDGGDILKIGDTLYVGRGGRTNAEGVRQLRAVFEPLGARVVAVPVSKVLHLKSAVTALPDGTVIGFPPLVDDPAAFPRFLPVPEESGAHVVLLGGGKLLMASSAPRSAELFAGLGYEPVPVDISEFEKMEGCVTCLSVRLRELYG; encoded by the coding sequence ATGACCAGCCGGAAAGCCCTCGTCCGACGCCCCAGCCCCCGTCTCGCCGACGGGCTGGTCACCCACATCGACCGAAAGCCGGTCGACCCCGCGCTGGCGCTGCGGCAGTGGGAGGTCTATGTCGTGGCGCTGCGCGCCCACGGCTGGGACACGCTGGAGGTGCCCCCGATGGACGAGTGCCCGGACGGCGTCTTCGTCGAGGACACCATGGTCGTCTACAAGAACGTCGCGCTGATCGCCCGGCCGGGCGCCGAGTCCCGCAGGCCCGAGACCGCCGCGGCGGAAGCGGCCGTGACCGGGCTGGGCTGCTCGCTCAACCGGGTCCGGGAGCCGGGAACGCTGGACGGGGGCGACATCCTCAAGATCGGGGACACCCTCTACGTGGGGCGCGGCGGCCGGACCAACGCCGAGGGCGTGCGGCAACTGCGCGCCGTCTTCGAGCCCTTGGGCGCACGGGTGGTCGCCGTCCCGGTCAGCAAGGTGCTCCACCTCAAGTCGGCGGTCACCGCCCTCCCCGACGGGACCGTCATCGGCTTTCCCCCGCTGGTCGACGACCCTGCCGCGTTCCCCCGCTTCCTGCCCGTCCCCGAGGAGTCCGGCGCCCATGTGGTGCTGCTCGGTGGAGGCAAGCTGCTCATGGCGTCGAGCGCGCCCCGCAGCGCCGAGCTCTTCGCCGGTCTCGGCTATGAGCCGGTCCCGGTGGACATCAGCGAGTTCGAGAAGATGGAGGGCTGTGTGACCTGCCTGTCGGTACGGCTGCGGGAGCTGTACGGCTGA
- a CDS encoding DUF5925 domain-containing protein, translating into MPATPAEQSLPIRLNVDDSDSPSDVVDALFLGRFATGEQPYARSHSVDRVKSGVTLLPPAATVLRAARDDDRSATLAEGEGWTLLVSRWNRGADVTVTAVDDALAEKVLRQAIDGAEDEPEPQPENVSMGFWYVSPRRGPHRTTRQIAAGTWEEIRGNYTAPVAEAMDGLMKITPDDIAGRLLLLHGPPGTGKTSALRTLARSWRDWCQVDCVLDPERLFTDVGYLMDIAIGEDDGSAKGRWRLLLLEDCDELIRGEAKHTAGQALSRLLNLTDGLLGQGRNVLVGVTTNEDLERLHPAVVRPGRCLARIEVGKLTRAEAIGWLGDDAHGREDTVGRDGATLAELFALRRGTRPASVPVQPGDADAGLYL; encoded by the coding sequence CTGCCCGCGACACCCGCCGAACAGTCCCTCCCGATCCGGCTGAACGTCGATGACAGCGACTCTCCGTCGGATGTGGTCGACGCGCTCTTCCTCGGGCGCTTCGCCACCGGGGAGCAGCCGTACGCGCGCAGCCACTCCGTGGACCGCGTGAAGTCCGGTGTGACCCTGCTGCCGCCCGCGGCCACCGTGCTGCGCGCGGCCCGTGACGACGACCGCAGCGCGACACTCGCCGAGGGCGAGGGCTGGACGCTGCTGGTGTCCCGGTGGAACCGGGGCGCGGACGTGACCGTGACCGCCGTCGACGACGCGCTCGCCGAGAAGGTGCTGCGGCAGGCGATCGACGGCGCGGAGGACGAGCCGGAGCCCCAGCCGGAGAACGTGTCGATGGGCTTCTGGTACGTCTCCCCGCGGCGCGGTCCGCACCGCACCACTCGTCAGATCGCCGCCGGGACCTGGGAGGAGATCCGCGGCAACTACACCGCGCCGGTCGCCGAGGCGATGGACGGGCTGATGAAGATCACCCCGGATGACATCGCCGGGCGGCTCCTGCTGCTGCACGGCCCGCCCGGCACCGGCAAGACCTCGGCGCTGCGCACCCTGGCCCGGTCCTGGCGGGACTGGTGCCAGGTGGACTGCGTACTGGACCCGGAGCGGCTGTTCACCGACGTCGGCTATCTGATGGACATCGCGATCGGCGAGGACGACGGCTCCGCCAAGGGCCGCTGGCGGCTGCTGCTGCTCGAGGACTGCGACGAGCTGATCCGCGGCGAGGCCAAGCACACCGCGGGCCAGGCGCTGTCCCGGCTGCTGAACCTGACGGACGGTCTGCTCGGCCAGGGGCGCAATGTGCTGGTCGGGGTGACCACCAACGAGGACCTGGAGCGGCTGCACCCGGCCGTGGTCCGCCCCGGCCGCTGTCTGGCCCGGATCGAGGTCGGCAAGCTGACCCGCGCGGAAGCCATCGGCTGGCTCGGCGACGACGCCCACGGCCGGGAGGACACCGTCGGGCGGGACGGCGCCACGCTGGCGGAGCTGTTCGCGCTGCGCCGCGGCACCCGCCCCGCGTCGGTGCCCGTCCAGCCGGGCGACGCGGACGCGGGGCTGTATCTGTGA